The Culex pipiens pallens isolate TS chromosome 2, TS_CPP_V2, whole genome shotgun sequence DNA window aaactacTTCAAAACCAGTTTTTCTGCATCATTCAATGTATACttgtgaacggcccgagcggtttaggctttcaggatttttgtgatNNNNNNNNNNNNNNNNNNNNNNNNNNNNNNNNNNNNNNNNNNNNNNNNNNNNNNNNNNNNNNNNNNNNNNNNNNNNNNNNNNNNNNNNNNNNNNNNNNNNGTCTCTTGTTTATTTGCCGTCTTTTCAGACTTGATTTTATCTTACTAACTAAGTAACAATATTTTACTTCTAAACACAGACTTACTGCACAAATTAAAGTCAAAATGTTCTAAAATACTCGGATGATTAAACTTCCTACAACAGGCGTCAAGAGGGTTGTGATGTCCATAGTTGGTCGTGTGTCTCGGTATAGAAAGTAGCTGGTAGTTACGAAGCTCTCTCGACGGCACCCGGATGTGTACCTCTTCCAGCAGCTCACTACAGTCGATATTGTTCCGCAAAACGTCAAATACAAACAGTCGTTGAAGTAGATTCCTCCTGTGTTGAAGTGTTGGCAAGCCGACCAGCGCGCACAGATCCGAGTAGGGTGCCAAAGTGCCAGGGTCGTTCCAGGGCAACACTCGAGCAGCAAATCTCACGAACCGACGCTGGATGCTCTCGATCTTCTGCTGGTGGACGGCGTAATACGGTGCCCACACCGGTACGGCGTACTCCAATACACTGCGGACCAGCGAAAGGTACAGGGTTTTCAAGACTCTAAGGTCAGTGAAGCCAGCTGCATTTCGTCGGAGAAAACCAAGCATAGCGTAGGATTTGGCCACGGAGATGGAGACGTGCTTGTTGAATTCCATCTTGCAGTCAATCGTGACGCCTAAGTCCACGATGGATTGAACTCGTTCAAGTGCTGATTGATCCATGTTGTACTCAGCTAGGATTGGCCTCCGGATCCTGTAGAACGAGATCAGTTTGCACTTTTTCTCGTTTACTTCCATTCCATTTTGAGCGCACCATCGAAGCAGCGTGTTgtcgtccgtactggggactcacgtggacggtatgacacgtgtaaaaaagaaggatcggtgacgtcaccgggcacgctcccgtgcgcgatggcggtcgatgcggcgttggtatgtttacctttctgcactctgccggtagatgaacttcgcgggtttttcgaggccgcactcgaactgccacggccacggccggcccttggcatgctggagcagcaaactcgcgggtaaacactgttaattacggcgaaaaaatcgaaaagtttgaggagctccgaacagttgactgttgctggctggtgttgccagtcccgatgtgttaaaattttatttttacaagtATTACTGAATTATTACATaaattttgtgtacaaatatcatgTGTCTGCTCTCATTTAGCTTTTACAACCTAAATATTggcaggtttgagattgttaaTGGTGTTATtggattttaatgaataaatttgatattttcttaaaaaaaaaacattaaccaGGCACATAAATACAAAcaggatttaaaatcgaaaatgtactacatattactgttgcaagcttcaaagtatattttcatgagtataaatTAAAGATTAAATTTTAGAGGTGAGATTTTtatacggttttatgatttttatttctaaatgaATGCCATATCTTCAAAACATCAGTTGAAACTTCATTTTCATTTCAACCAGAGCTTTGACACCAAGATTtttattacagatattttagtattttcgcaACTACGAGAACAATTTTGTTCGAGCCTGAATCTGTCAGCtcgaagaaatttttggttttgatttggcaGCACTGCGCTTGCTGCGACCAAAACGAGAAAGAAAGTGGCAACCCAGCTGGCGTCGTTGTCAACAACAAAGAGAGCGCGCGCAACGAGCTGCGCGAGAAATCAAGCGTGTCAAAGCTGGCAACAACGCGCCGTTGACGACGGCTCGACAACGACATGAGAGAGAGGGAGACCAAACGATGCACGACGAAGGTGGTGCGAGAGGATTTGGCGCGCAACGAAGAGCAGCGAGCAGAAGTGAGCGCGTCGAGACAAGTCTATCGCAAGCAGCCGAACCGGTCGGACGTCAAGTCGAGCGCGTCGCGATCGTCGGAAGCAACACTAAATTAATCACTTAAGCTAAGTTTTAGTCGTAAAATAGAAAGTAGTGAGAGAAATTctagtgttgtgtttgtgtttgcgaTACTTTCGACCCTCCAAAACTGGTTCCCCAAGTCCGCCGGCAGTTAAGTGCAAAAAATACAGTCCGCTCCGAACATGGTCCAAACGACCCGGATAAATTGAACCAAAAGTGCCGGGATTTGCGGGGACAGTGAAGGACAAAAGGCGGAGGGTCGATTCTATCGCGGCAAGTGGGCACAAGGCCCACTGAGTGAAAAAAGACGCCgcggaaaaaagtgaaaaaagacgCCATCTTGgctcaaaaaagtgcaaagtgTGAAAAGTGCTAagcgacgccatcttggatgcgTCCAGAACCTTCTGAAGCCGGAAAAAGGTTCCGGAAAGAAGGTTCAAGTGAAGTGAAGTTCCGGCCAAGAGGACACAAAGTTCCCCCAAGTACCGCGATTACAGACTTGGCTGTTTTCCGTGCTTGGTTCGGACACTGGGTCCGATCGTTGGTGTCCCTCTTGTGCCGGAAACTGCCCTAAGGTGCCTGCAACAACTCCCGGGAGCGGCGCTGAGTAAGGACGCGTCGACTCCAGAGAAGAAGAAGCGGAGGTAGCAAGCAGAGTCGGAAGAAGCTTTCGGGAAGTGGTCCTGGAAGTAAACTCCAAAGAAGAGGAGCAGAAACCTTCCGCGAAGTGGTCCGGAAGCGAAGAAGCTCAAAAAGTGAGAGAAGACGCTTTCGGGAACTGGTCCCGACAGTGAACGCTAAAAGACTTCCGCGAAAGTGGTTCCGGAAAAGGTGCACAGAACGTTCTGGAAACTGGTTCTGGAAGTTCGGCGCAGAGTGAAGCGGGAAGAACAACCCCAAAGTGACAAAGTGAACGGTTCCAGCAGCCGTTCCGAGCTCAGTGCCCTGCCACTGTAGCATCGGTGGCCAAAGCGCTTTGCCCGAAGAAGCCACCGGAGAGGCTGGTGAAATCGGAGGAGGCGGCCACATCGTAGAAGACCGGCGGCAAGTCCGGTAACAACGAGCATTGCGTGATCCCCAGCGTAGCAGCAAGTGCGAAGAAGATGGAGCGGTTCAGCGAGATCGTCCATCAGCGTGAGCTGGCTCAAGGTAAGCTCACCACTATACTTGAAAGCGTGGCAAGTGCCACGACGCTTACATGGGCCACGTTGAAGACGTGCCAGAAGGACGTAGAAGCCGCGTACGATGCGTACCACACGGCATACGGTCAAATCCTCGGCATGGTCTCGGCAACCTTACGGGACGAGCAGGATGCTCTCTACGACGCCTTCGATGACTTGCACACGGAGGTCCTAACGGTCATCGAAGAAAAGTTGCTAAAGGTGAGCCAGCCCACACGACGAAGAAATGCGTACACGCCTGGTGTACCACAATGGGTGGACGAGACAACGAACCCAACAACCACTAAGATCGTCGGAGGCGCCAACGAGGCGGCCATCGGCGAACCCCAGAAGCGTTCCGGGAAGCTGCTGGCAGAGCAGCTGGACACGGAAGATCGGGTACGACCGGAGTTTACCATTCCGCATGGTGAACGGTCCGAGAACAACCACAAGATCGAGAAGCCCAAGACAATCATCGACACATGCAAGATCGCTGACGAGAAGGACTCGTCACATCCCACCAAGAAGCCACCCGGGCAGAACGCAAAGGACAACCCAGGTCAGCAGCAAATGGCCATGACCGCCGGAAGAGAGCCGGCACAGACGTGCGACGTGTGCGGACTAGGCCAGCACAAGAGCTGCAAGTGTCCGCAATTCCTAGCGATGACAGCCCCCCAGCGGCTGATCAAGACGAAGGAGAAGCAACTCTGCTTCAATTGCCTCCGGACGGGACATACCTCGACGCAATGTGTGTCCACCGGAGCGTGCGCGACGTGCGAGGAGCAGCACCACACCCTGCTGCACGCCGAGTACCAGAGACACTCAAAGCAACCGACAACACAAACGAAGGTGGAGCAACCTGGTGCTCCACAACAAGCCGAAACGGATCAAGTGACGCCAGAGGCCAGCTCCTCTGGACATCTAGCGCCGGACGCGCTGTCAGCCGTCGCGGACTTTCGAGACGAACCCTGCAGCCCAAACCCCTGCCATGGTTTATTGATCACAAGCAAGACACATTTGACGAAGAACACTCTGGACAGACACAACGCGAACGAGTTGGCTGGCGTCGAACAAATGCAGCCACGTTCCGACACATCGATGATTCCTGCTGGAGTCCAACTCGCCGTCAGAGTCAACTTGGTGGCTCTGCGCGAGACGAGCTTCAGCCAGGACACGAACAACACCACTGGAAGCAGCGCAGCACGCGGAGAAGCGGTTAGGGCTCAAGCTACGACGTTTGAGGACGAACCAGAGTTGAGCAAGGACATCGAAGATCGTGGAGTTGGTGAAACCTACAAGGAAACAAGTTTAGTGAGTGATCAAACAACACAAGGAAGGTTTTACCTGCTGTTCCAGGCGATGCTACAAACATCGAAGACAACGCTGGCTTTCCAAGCCGAGCGTTTCCAAGGAGGAGAGACAAGGTGCAGCGCCCGGCTGCAATCAACGCTCTTGACGGCGGCGCGTACAAGTACGCCGCACAAGGCTGCTGCAGTTGGCACACAGCTGAGGTTTGATGAGCGTTCAAAGCATCGAGCAACTGCAGCACCAGTGATTATGAAGAAGACGAAGAGTGGCTCTGGAAGAACCCACCCACACCAGCGGTCGGTGTGCGCCGACCCACTGACGAAGAGGACATTTGGAGCCGCTGGAGATGGTCCAGgtggaaacagaaaaagatgCCGGTTTCCGACAATCGGCTTGCAACAGGAGGTTTTGAAGATCATCTCTCGAGTCATTCAGTACGAGGAATCTGAAAGGCAGCCCCAGCGACTGCTACGCAACAGGACCTGTAAGTACGACATGAAGCTAAGCATTTTTGGAAACAAGATGAAACAGGTCCGCATCAGGTTGCGGAACCGAAAGCCCCCCGAAGTAATGGATCGGAACTTGCCTGGATCTGGTCAACGAACGGCGATCGGAACTCCGATCAACACTGGACGGCAGAAGTCCGAGATCTGGATCGCTTGGAGAACACTTGCAGTTTTCCGCGGGTGGAGGATGTTCGAGCCTGAATCTGTCAGCtcgaagaaatttttggttttgatttggcaGCACTGCGCTTGCTGCGACCAAAACGAGAAAGAAAGTGGCAACCCAGCTGGCGTCGTTGTCAACAACAAAGAGAGCGCGCGCAACGAGCTGCGCGAGAAATCAAGCGTGTCAAAGCTGGCAACAACGCGCCGTTGACGACGGCTCGACAACGACATGAGAGAGAGGGAGACCAAACGATGCACGACGAAGGTGGTGCGAGAGGATTTGGCGCGCAACGAAGAGCAGCGAGCAGAAGTGAGCGCGTCGAGACAAGTCTATCGCAAGCAGCCGAACCGGTCGGACGTCAAGTCGAGCGCGTCGCGATCGTCGGAAGCAACACTAAATTAATCACTTAAGCTAAGTTTTAGTCGTAAAATAGAAAGTAGTGAGAGAAATTctagtgttgtgtttgtgtttgcgaTACTTTCGACCCTCCCAAACTGGTTCCCCAAGTCCGCCTGCAGTTAAGTGCAAAAAATACAGTCCGCTCCGaacaaatttcttttaaaaaaaactcatcccctaaagtactgtctacttaTTACTTTACATCAAAATATGCCCcactttacaatttttgaacaagGATCCACCATAAACCACAACGAATCTTAAGGGAGGATGGTTTTGGCGTGTATGAAACTAAACATTAAGGTGTCCAAGTGGTTTATAAATAGCCTGAAAtacggaaaaaataaatcatcgaTTAAAAATGGGAATTTACAATAACGCCAACTATTTGCCTCTTGGACCAACTGGAAAATTAAGCGCCATCCACAAATTACGTAGAATTCTAGGAAGATAAATGGCACCTTTTTTGAATGTTTcgaaaatatattcaaattgaCCTATTAAataaaggaaaataaaaaaaaaacaaaatagggGCGTACGATTTCAGAATAACGTTGAACTGATTTCAAGAAACATTTTCTCCTAAATTTCCCCTTCACAGCTTCAATGTAATCTAATCCTCTGCCATCAACCAAACTGCACGCTAAATTGTAGACCAATTCCAGCGAACCCAACGCACCAAACCCACGCGCTCATAATTCACAACTAATTTGTGCAAGTACGCGTGAAACTTCATCGACCGCcaaattattcaaatgaaaATCCACTCTCGGGTCGTCATCAAAAAGCGAGCAGCAGCCCAACCACACCACCAGGCAGGCCGTCAGAGTGGAAGTGCAGTGAAATCATCACTTCCGTCTCAGCGCCACCACGGCGGTGGTGACGGCGACAACGACTGCCAACACTTTCCGGTCGTCActcgctggcaacactgctctgCCCCAAGTTATCACCGGTGGACAATCGCATGAAACCTTGGCGTTGCATTCCTGTGGTGTGGTTGAAGGGGGGCGGGTCTCTCAAACAGTTCTGGCCCCGGGGCCAGACTTTTCTGGCATTGTTCTCGGCGGGTGGGGTGGTCCCTTAACCACCCGCACCGCGCCACGCAGAACTGTTGTGCGCGGACATTAACAtatattttcaatatgttttcaTGTAAATTTAATTAACTCATTTGCATAGCTTACTTTTTTAAAGTCTGGCCCGACGGACGTGTTGACCCCCCCTCTTGAAATCGACCACCGACAGAGAGAGAAACCCAGATCTGCAAATTTCAACTTGAGGGTCCACATCGAGTGGGGGTGGGGTTGTCTTGATATTGTAATTAGAGGGAAGACACCCGCAGGCCAATCGATGAGTTCCTCAACCCAACGTTGCCGAACCTTGGGAGAAGAAGGTGGAGGTcgggaaaattaaattttacaaatgggCCCGGAGGCCTACGACGGATTGGGGAGTTTATTGTTTCAATCAGAGCGCGTTCATGCTCTGAATAACTGGCCCTGGAAGACATTACTGAAAAGGCGTTGTACGGCCATAAATTACGCACCAGTGCGTGGAACACGCCTTGTCTGGTAGAACTTGGGAGATGGCAACCATGGGTCCACCAACTTTTTAAGCGAAACTTGACGTTTAAGAACactctgctccaaccttccatcggatggggaagtaaaacgtcggtcccggccttagtTGTTGTTAAACcgttgggtcattccaggtgttggaaccaagcctgctccgctGGAATCGCTggtcggcggttggactcgcaatcaaaaggtcgtcagttcgaaccctggggaGGGAGGATcattggagtaaaaagaggtttggatgctctccccattcaagcctttggactcctaggttcgagcagaaacagACCACAATAGACCTGTGGGTCGTTTAAGTggatggtttgtttgttttgtaaagATCTTTTAGGGCATCTTTACCAATTTACTTTATTACCAGTAGAAAGGCCATTAGATATTCAATCATTTAAATAACCAGAAGAGGAAAAGATTGCAATAAaacgaaatttataaaaaaaatagtggaaTATGCAGAGAAAACTACCAATTAAAAACTATTGCACTAGCAGAAATGGCCAATAAAAGTTCTTTAAGTGCaatctaattttacaaaaagatcggtggagatgcccttataTCGATAATATTGAtcaaattctggagttttttttaaaaggtccaataaaccaaattttcagtttttgctttttgggagtttttttaatacccctgactcaacacccaaaaagtaaaaactggaaatttggtttattggacctttttaaacaAACTCCAGAGTTGTTCCTTGTATTATAAAATACAAACTTACcaagtaaattataaaaaaaaacattgtttgcgTTTGACATTCTAGAAGCTGGTCTAAATTTGATGTCACCAATGATTatttagggcatctccaccgatCTATTTTATTCAGTTTGGAACATTCTcaataaaactctaaaaatttagAATGATCGTTCCTGTCCAGAAAACAAACCCAGATTTACCGGTTAATTGCTAATCTCTGCTCTCGTCCTGACCCTAGCGCGCCCAAAAACCGGCTCCTCTCAATAC harbors:
- the LOC120430197 gene encoding uncharacterized protein LOC120430197 encodes the protein MRERETKRCTTKVVREDLARNEEQRAEVSASRQVYRKQPNRSDVKSSASRSSEKTGGKSGNNEHCVIPSVAASAKKMERFSEIVHQRELAQGKLTTILESVASATTLTWATLKTCQKDVEAAYDAYHTAYGQILGMVSATLRDEQDALYDAFDDLHTEVLTVIEEKLLKVSQPTRRRNAYTPGVPQWVDETTNPTTTKIVGGANEAAIGEPQKRSGKLLAEQLDTEDRVRPEFTIPHGERSENNHKIEKPKTIIDTCKIADEKDSSHPTKKPPGQNAKDNPGQQQMAMTAGREPAQTCDVCGLGQHKSCKCPQFLVEQPGAPQQAETDQVTPEASSSGHLAPDALSAVADFRDEPCSPNPCHGLLITSKTHLTKNTLDRHNANELAGVEQMQPRSDTSMIPAGVQLAVRVNLVALRETSFSQDTNNTTGSSAARGEAVRAQATTFEDEPELSKDIEDRGVGETYKETSLVSDQTTQGRFYLLFQAMLQTSKTTLAFQAERFQGGETRCSARLQSTLLTAARTSTPHKAAAVGTQLRFDERSKHRATAAPVIMKKTKSGSGRTHPHQRSVCADPLTKRTFGAAGDGPGGNRKRCRFPTIGLQQEVLKIISRVIQYEESERQPQRLLRNRTCKYDMKLSIFGNKMKQVRIRLRNRKPPEVMDRNLPGSGQRTAIGTPINTGRQKSEIWIAWRTLAVFRGWRMFEPESVSSKKFLVLIWQHCACCDQNEKESGNPAGVVVNNKESARNELREKSSVSKLATTRR